The Radiobacillus deserti genomic interval GTGAGGTGTCCACCACCATTCATTTTTTCCATGATGATTTGGACGTTTATATCTCCTAAAGAACGGGCACTAATGCCTATCCGACCGTCGGAGCGCTCCGATATAACAAAGGATGCTTTAATCCCACTCATCGTCAGCAATGTGTCTGCGGCTTGCGCAATAATAACAGGACCAAGTGTATTCCCTTGTTCGCCGACTGATATGGCGACACCTTCTCGATAGATTTTAGTATTCTCTATTAAATGACTTCGCTCTATATATATATCCAAATCTTCTTTCATAAACTTCTGCACGAGCACTGTGTCCGCACCTTTTGAACGGAGATAGGAAGCCGCATCAAATGTACGGGATCCAGTACGGAGTGTGAAACTTTTTGTATCTACAATAATACCAGAGAGTAGTGCTGTAGATTCTAACATATTTAATTTCAAATTTTTTGGTTGATATTCTAATAGCTCTGTTACAAGCTCCGCTGTAGAAGAGGCATATGGCTCCATATATACAAGCGTTGGGTTTTCGATAAACTCTTCTGCACGACGATGGTGATCGATGACCACCACGTGCTCTGATTTATTTAATAATCTCGACTCTGCGACTAACGAAGGCTTATGCGTATCTACAACGACTAACAATGTGTTTTTGGATACAATGTCCATCGCATGGTCTGGCGGAATAAAATGGGACCAAAGATCTTCCTCTAAACGGATCTCTTCCACTAATCGTTGAACCCCTGTATCAATATCATCATGGTCTAACACGATATAACCATCCACGTCATTGGCCTGTGCAATTTTTAAAATTCCGATTGCTGCTCCAATGGAATCCATGTCGGGAGATTTATGTCCCATAATAAGAACTTTATCACTTTCACTCACAAGCTCTTTTAAAGCATGGGAGATAACACGTGCACGTACTCGCGTTCTCTTTTCCATTGGATTTGTTTTTCCACCATAAAATCGAACCTTGCCAGATTCCTCCTTAATGGCAACTTGATCTCCACCGCGTCCCAATGCTAAATCAAGGCTGGACTGAGCTAGTTCTCCAAGTGTCGGTAAGGAAACTTCTCCAGAACCAATTCCGATACTTAGGGTCAACGGTACGTTTCGATCCGATATAAGTTCGCGAACCTCATCTAAAATTTCAAATTTGGTTTTCTCTAATTGCCTAAGAATTTGCTTGTTCATCACAGCTAAAAAACGCTCTTGTGAAGTTCGTTTTAAATAAATGCCATATTGATTCGACCATTCATTTAAAATGGAAGTCACTCGGGAGTTTATTTGACTTTTCGCTGTATCATCCATTGCTTGCGTGATTTCTTCATAGTTATCAAGAAAAATAATTCCTAAAATTGTCTGCTCATTGAAATATAAATTTTGAATTTCTTTTTGTTTCGTCCGGTCAAAGAAGTAAAGCAATCGCTCTTCTTTTTTAATCACAACTTGAAAATCAAACGCATCGATTGGTAACCATATATCGTTTTTTTCCTCTTTTATAGCTGTAACGATATCATCTGATAATTCTCGTAGTGACTTTCCTACTAGCGTTTCATCCTCCGTAAATTGATTCATATACGGATTTACCCATTCAATAAGAAAATCATCACTAAATAATGCAATCCCAATGGGCATCTCCAGTAATGCTTCTTCCCCTACCTTTTTCACTCGATGGGATAACGTACTAATGTATTCTTCTGTCTCTACAACAATATTACGTTCCATTTTAACGCTGTAGTAAATAGAGGCAATTAATAAGGCTGTCATAATCAGGCCAATAATCCATTGAAAATACCAAATAAAGCCTAAACAGATGACAGACAAAACATATATGATTTGTAAATGGCCACTCATGGATGGCTTTTTAATAAAGTCAGGCATATCTTTCAGCTCCTAAAACTATACTCCGAGCTATATACATGTTCGGCTAGGAAGTACATGAAATAAAACCAATTGCAACGAACCTTCAGACTCCTCCTAGCTAGCGTCTCATGTGACCTACTTTTTCTTTTCATCTGTTATTCGATCTCGTAATCCGAAACCTAAATCAATTATACCTAAGATTCGGATAAGATACAGTCCTATGAAAGGAAAAAGAACCGAAAAGACTATAGTAATAACTGGAATTGCCTTTGATAATTTTTTCGTGTGTGTATAAAAGAAAATAAAGGATA includes:
- a CDS encoding DHH family phosphoesterase — translated: MPDFIKKPSMSGHLQIIYVLSVICLGFIWYFQWIIGLIMTALLIASIYYSVKMERNIVVETEEYISTLSHRVKKVGEEALLEMPIGIALFSDDFLIEWVNPYMNQFTEDETLVGKSLRELSDDIVTAIKEEKNDIWLPIDAFDFQVVIKKEERLLYFFDRTKQKEIQNLYFNEQTILGIIFLDNYEEITQAMDDTAKSQINSRVTSILNEWSNQYGIYLKRTSQERFLAVMNKQILRQLEKTKFEILDEVRELISDRNVPLTLSIGIGSGEVSLPTLGELAQSSLDLALGRGGDQVAIKEESGKVRFYGGKTNPMEKRTRVRARVISHALKELVSESDKVLIMGHKSPDMDSIGAAIGILKIAQANDVDGYIVLDHDDIDTGVQRLVEEIRLEEDLWSHFIPPDHAMDIVSKNTLLVVVDTHKPSLVAESRLLNKSEHVVVIDHHRRAEEFIENPTLVYMEPYASSTAELVTELLEYQPKNLKLNMLESTALLSGIIVDTKSFTLRTGSRTFDAASYLRSKGADTVLVQKFMKEDLDIYIERSHLIENTKIYREGVAISVGEQGNTLGPVIIAQAADTLLTMSGIKASFVISERSDGRIGISARSLGDINVQIIMEKMNGGGHLTNAATQLDDVTLEEAREQLQSIIDEYFEGGDSE